Proteins found in one Neofelis nebulosa isolate mNeoNeb1 chromosome 3, mNeoNeb1.pri, whole genome shotgun sequence genomic segment:
- the MAP9 gene encoding microtubule-associated protein 9 produces the protein MSDEVFSTTLAYTKSPKVTKRTTFQDELIKAITARSARQRSSEYSDDFDSDEIVSLGDFSDTSVDENSDKKKMNDFHLSDDEEKNSPKLSFLKTKKSNIDMTKDEPAFSAKNDEDMAPGGCGDVVGAPLPESQSEDQEIEKDKIKMKPKPRILPVKSTSSAENSSLEADNHFRPSPRPRSMLKTHSHKEEKDGPGEGKTTALREELEPHSAPSPLPALNDGQLEAEKKAFSENLDPEDPWLTSLSSSSLKESLGDSLSPGSGEKASIQDQNEELTENHNSLKSNENEENSFLIDFVTTPHEKSKESQVITDDLEEEKEKAELIMNELTADPPLLKSQSIVISADTTASSKKTIEDRNMKNKKSTNNRASSASGRLMTSDFLKKSSSIRRPPSASTSSHYLGTLKVLDQKPSQKQNLEPERADNIRAAVYQEWLEKKNVYLHEMHRIKRIESENLRIQNEQKRAAKREEALASFEAWKAMKEKEAKKIAAKKRLEEKNKKKTEEENAVRKGEALQAFERWKEKKMEYLREKNKKEKEYERAKKQKEEETIAEKRKDNLTAVEKWNEKKDAFFKEKEKERINEKRREELKKAEKKDKDKQAIDEYEKWLEKKERQERIERKQKKRHSFLENEALPPWSPPSRTVFSKVF, from the exons TTTCCTTAGGTGATTTTTCTGATACCTCAGTAGATGAAaattcagataagaaaaaaatgaatgatttccATTTATCAGATGATGAAGAAAAGAATTCCCCAAAACTATCTTTTTTGAAAACCAAGAAATCAAACATTGACATGACAAAAGATGAGCCAGCTTTCTCTGCCAAAAATGATGAGGACATGGCACCTGGTGGTTGTGGAGACGTGGTTGGAGCTCCCTTACCTGAATCTCAAAGTGAAGACCAGGAAATTGAAaaggacaaaattaaaatgaaacctAAACCCAGGATTCTCCCAGTCAAAAGCACATCTTCAG CAG AAAACAGCAGCCTTGAAGCAGACAACCACTTCAGGCCTTCGCCTCGGCCACGGAGCATGTTGAAAACACACAGCCACAAGGAGGAGAAAGATGGGCCAGGAGAAGGTAAAACAACTGCTCTCCGTGAAGAATTAGAGCCACATtctgcaccctcccccctcccagcgCTAAATGACGGACAActagaagctgagaaaaaagcATTCTCGGAAAACCTAGATCCTGAG gaTCCATGGTTAACAAGTCTATCATCGTCATCTCTTAAAGAAAGTCTTGGAGATTCCTTATCACCAGGATCTGGAGAAAAAGCATCCATACAAG atCAGAATGAAGAACTTACTGAAAACCACAATTCcttgaaatcaaatgaaaatgaagagaattcatttttgatagacTTTGTTACTACTCCACATGAGAAATCCAAGGAAAGTCAAGTGATTACTGATgaccttgaagaagaaaaggagaaagctgAACTGATCATGAATGAGTTGACAGCTGATCCACCGCTATTGAAATCTCAGAGTATCGTAATATCCGCTGATACAACTGCGTCTTCAAag aaaacaattgaagacagaaacatgaagaataaaaaatcaacaaataatagAGCATCCAGTGCATCTGGCAG ATTAATGACctctgactttttaaagaaatctagTTCTATAAGGAGACCACCGTCAGCATCTACCTCTTCTCACTATTTAGGGACTTTGAAAGTCTTGGACCAAAAGCCCTCACAGAAACAGAACCTAGAACCTGAACGAGCAGATAACATAAGGGCAGCTGTTTATcag GAgtggttagaaaagaaaaatgtatatttacatgAAATGCACAGAATTAAAAGGATTGAAAGTGAAAACCTAAGGATCCAAAACGAACAG aaAAGAGCTGCTAAGAGAGAAGAAGCATTGGCATCATTTGAGGCCTGGAAGgctatgaaagaaaaggaagcaaagaaaatcGCCGCCAAAAAAAGACttgaggagaaaaacaagaaaaaaaccgaGGAAGAAAATGCTGTGAGAAAAGGAGAGGCGCTACAG GCGTTTGAAcgatggaaagagaaaaagatggagtatcttagagagaaaaataaaaaggagaaagaatatgaaagagcgaagaagcagaaagaggaggaaactattgctgagaaaaggaaagataacTTAACAGCTGTAGAGAAATG GAATGAAAAGAAGGATGcctttttcaaagaaaaggagaaagagagaataaatgagaaaagaagagaagaactgaaaaaagcagagaagaaagataaagacaaGCAAGCTATTGATGAATATGAAAAATGGCTG gaaaagaaagaaaggcaggaaagaattGAACGAAAACAGAAGAAACGTCATTCCTTTCTTGAAAATGAGGCACTTCCTCCCTGGAGCCCTCCAAGTCGAACTGTGTTCTCAAAAGTGTTTTGA